The following are encoded in a window of Bacteroidales bacterium genomic DNA:
- a CDS encoding aldehyde dehydrogenase family protein, with product MEFRPLEGFVFTVSPFNFTAIAANLNMSPVMMGNTTIWKPASTSVLSNYYLMKVFMEAGLPEGVINFIPGKGSLIGKRLISDRFLAGIHFTGSNDTFNTLWRLVSENLFNYRSYPRLVGETGGKNFIFVHPSADPEEVAVNAIRGAFEYQGQKCSAASRMYVPSTLWPKIKSLIIDICSDMKMGDVMDSDNFINAVIDEAAFDNIMEYLEFAKQSVDAKIICGGNGDKSFGYFIEPTVIETTDPNFKTMQEEIFGPVLTVWVYNDNEMIEAVKICDQTSPYGLTGAVFSRDRIAAARICELLRYAAGNFYINDKPTGAIVGLQPFGGSRASGTNDKAGGEFNLIRWISPRTIKETFSPALDYRYDII from the coding sequence ATGGAATTCAGACCATTGGAAGGGTTTGTATTTACTGTGAGCCCATTTAACTTTACAGCCATTGCGGCAAATTTAAACATGTCACCTGTAATGATGGGGAATACCACTATTTGGAAGCCCGCAAGTACTTCTGTATTGTCCAATTATTATCTGATGAAAGTATTTATGGAAGCAGGATTACCAGAAGGTGTTATTAATTTTATTCCCGGGAAAGGCTCTTTAATTGGAAAAAGGCTAATTTCTGATCGCTTCCTGGCTGGGATTCATTTTACGGGCTCCAATGACACATTCAATACATTATGGCGACTGGTTTCAGAAAATCTTTTCAATTATAGGTCATATCCCCGGCTTGTTGGCGAAACTGGGGGTAAGAATTTTATTTTTGTTCATCCTTCTGCCGATCCAGAAGAAGTAGCTGTAAATGCTATAAGGGGTGCTTTTGAATACCAGGGACAGAAATGTAGTGCAGCATCAAGAATGTATGTACCGTCAACATTATGGCCAAAAATTAAAAGCCTGATAATAGATATTTGTAGCGATATGAAAATGGGCGATGTGATGGATTCGGATAATTTTATTAATGCTGTTATTGATGAGGCGGCTTTCGATAATATTATGGAATATCTTGAGTTTGCAAAGCAATCTGTTGATGCTAAAATTATCTGTGGAGGAAACGGAGATAAATCCTTCGGATATTTCATTGAACCAACAGTCATTGAAACCACAGATCCAAATTTCAAAACAATGCAGGAGGAGATTTTTGGGCCTGTTCTAACTGTGTGGGTTTACAATGACAATGAAATGATTGAAGCTGTGAAGATATGTGATCAAACATCACCTTATGGATTGACAGGGGCAGTCTTCAGCAGAGACAGAATCGCTGCAGCAAGAATTTGTGAACTTCTCAGATACGCAGCTGGTAACTTTTATATCAATGATAAACCAACAGGAGCAATTGTCGGATTACAACCGTTTGGTGGTTCCCGTGCTTCAGGGACAAATGACAAAGCGGGAGGAGAATTTAATTTGATTCGCTGGATAAGTCCGAGAACTATAAAAGAGACTTTTTCACCTGCTTTAGATTATAGGTATGATATTATATGA
- a CDS encoding ORF6N domain-containing protein has translation MTKLLKPVYEQLIFQFRGMKVMIDADLAILYGTATKVLKQQVKRNIKRFPADFMFELTLEEKIELVTNCDRLRGLKHSSVNPLVFTEQGVAMLSSVLRSEKAIQINIEIMRAFARYRSLLKENEELKIEIQKLDEKVNVIFQFLLEKIDALHEKQSQPLMPIGFKTPKKE, from the coding sequence ATGACTAAATTACTAAAGCCTGTTTATGAGCAATTGATATTCCAATTCAGAGGAATGAAGGTGATGATCGACGCAGATTTGGCTATTCTTTACGGCACTGCAACTAAAGTACTGAAACAACAGGTGAAACGCAACATCAAACGTTTTCCTGCGGATTTCATGTTTGAGTTAACTTTGGAAGAAAAAATCGAACTGGTCACAAATTGTGACCGGTTGAGGGGATTAAAGCATTCCTCAGTTAATCCGCTGGTTTTTACTGAACAAGGCGTGGCTATGTTATCATCTGTTTTAAGGTCTGAAAAAGCTATACAAATTAATATTGAGATTATGCGGGCCTTTGCCCGGTACCGGTCTCTTTTGAAAGAGAATGAAGAACTTAAAATTGAAATTCAGAAACTGGATGAAAAGGTGAATGTGATATTTCAATTTTTATTGGAGAAGATTGATGCGCTGCATGAAAAACAATCTCAACCCCTTATGCCAATAGGATTCAAAACTCCAAAAAAGGAATAA
- a CDS encoding toll/interleukin-1 receptor domain-containing protein, with translation MKKRIFISYSSIDSEYVISNIVKKFIDAGISDIWFDQLIMRFGDDIAKKISKGIDGSGTFLIILSKESVESIWVRKELAHVFNNAKHNSIRIIPVLIKNCEIPIALEGLKYVNLVENDNNELVELIKQLKNDLKLPALSQTNVIEENQLIFENGTYEEKKKALYFLLAEGSSKSLNIILGNLENLDFETQMMTINSLEGFSVDYKYAKPHLQRLANHENLVISSKVIALLLKDGDKSFLTKLFSNINFDDKEEYCSVAIHALSFYNNYNLNELNRIKNVLVEGLLNPHRQIRLVTLGTCAKLLNQFENHMNLKSSITHYISKLLPAWDKEVAQTASYIYKMYRNIS, from the coding sequence ATGAAAAAAAGAATATTTATTAGTTATTCAAGTATTGATTCGGAATATGTTATTTCTAATATAGTAAAGAAATTCATCGATGCTGGGATATCAGATATTTGGTTTGACCAACTTATAATGCGTTTTGGAGATGATATTGCTAAAAAGATTTCTAAAGGAATAGATGGGTCTGGTACTTTTCTAATTATATTAAGTAAAGAAAGTGTTGAAAGCATCTGGGTGCGAAAAGAACTTGCACACGTTTTTAATAATGCAAAACATAATTCAATACGAATTATTCCTGTTTTAATTAAAAATTGTGAAATACCTATTGCTTTAGAAGGATTAAAATACGTAAATCTTGTAGAAAATGATAATAATGAACTTGTTGAATTAATTAAGCAATTAAAAAATGACTTGAAACTACCAGCCCTTAGTCAAACGAATGTGATAGAAGAGAATCAGTTAATTTTTGAAAACGGGACTTATGAGGAAAAGAAAAAAGCACTTTATTTTTTACTAGCGGAAGGTTCTTCTAAATCGCTAAATATAATTCTTGGAAACTTAGAGAATTTAGACTTTGAAACTCAAATGATGACAATTAATAGTTTAGAAGGTTTTTCTGTTGATTATAAATACGCAAAACCACATTTACAAAGATTAGCTAATCATGAAAATCTAGTTATTTCATCAAAAGTAATAGCTTTGTTATTAAAAGATGGAGATAAAAGTTTTTTGACAAAACTTTTTTCAAATATAAATTTTGATGATAAAGAGGAATATTGTTCTGTAGCAATTCATGCATTATCATTTTATAATAACTATAATTTAAATGAATTAAATAGAATAAAGAATGTATTAGTTGAAGGCCTATTGAATCCACATAGGCAAATAAGATTGGTTACTTTAGGCACTTGTGCAAAGCTATTAAATCAGTTTGAAAATCATATGAATTTAAAAAGCTCAATTACTCATTATATTTCTAAATTATTGCCAGCATGGGATAAAGAAGTTGCTCAAACTGCTAGCTATATATATAAAATGTATAGAAACATAAGCTAA